One part of the Pristiophorus japonicus isolate sPriJap1 chromosome 21, sPriJap1.hap1, whole genome shotgun sequence genome encodes these proteins:
- the psmd3 gene encoding 26S proteasome non-ATPase regulatory subunit 3 — MKDTAGKHKAKEAKEPASDKPKAAGGPPAPDVEMKDVSAEPESEPAESGEKSQKELDLITLEDIKEHVKQIEKAVSSKEPRFVLRALRALPSTCRRLNPTVLYKAINGFFVSNTSTRDLLLAFLEEPMDTEGDVQFRPRTGKAATVPLLPEAEAYLQLLLVIYLTNNKRYTEAQKSSDDLMQKIAAQNRRALDLVAAKCYYYHARVYEFLNKLDAVRSFLHARLRTATLRHDADGQATLLNLLLRNYLQYNLYDQAEKLVSKSIFPEQANNNEWARYLYYTGRIKAIQLEYSEARRTLTNALRKAPQHTAVGFKQTVHKLLIVVELLLGEIPDRLQFRQPSLKRSLMPYFLLTQAVRTGNLAKFNQVLEQFGEKFQTDGTYTLIIRLRHNVIKTGVRMISLSYSRISLTDIAQKLQLDSPEDAEFIVAKAIRDGVIEASINHERGYVQSKETIDIYGTREPQLAFHQRISFCLDIHNMSVKAMRFPPKSYNKDLESAEERREREQQDLEFAKEMAEDDDDGFP, encoded by the exons ATGAAGGACACGGCGGGCAAGCACAAGGCCAAGGAGGCCAAGGAGCCGGCGTCGGACAAGCCGAAAGCCGCGGGCGGGCCCCCGGCTCCCGACGTGGAGATGAAAGACGTGTCGGCGGAGCCCGAGAGCGAGCCGGCGGAGAGCGGCGAGAAGAGCCAGAAGGAGCTGGACCTGATCACCCTGGAGG ATATCAAAGAACATGTGAAGCAGATTGAGAAAGCTGTATCCAGTAAAGAGCCACGGTTTGTTCTGCGGGCTCTGCGAGCACTTCCTTCAACCTGCCGCAGATTGAACCCCACCGTCCTTTACAAAGCCATCAATGGCTTCTTTGTGTCAAACACTTCGACGCGGGATCTCCTGCTGGCTTTTCTCGAGGAG CCCATGGATACAGAGGGAGATGTGCAGTTTCGTCCTCGAACAGGGAAGGCAGCCACGGTACCCCTTCTGCCTGAGGCAGAGGCCTACCTACAGCTTTTACTCGTCATTTACTTGACAAACAACAAACGATACACTGAG GCACAGAAATCTTCAGATGATCTGATGCAAAAGATCGCTGCTCAGAATCGCCGGGCTCTGGACTTGGTTGCAGCCAAATGCTACTATTACCATGCTCGTGTTTATGAATTCCTAAATAAGCTCGATGCAGTCAGAAG TTTCTTGCATGCACGTTTGAGGACAGCCACCCTACGCCACGATGCTGATGGACAGGCCACTCTGCTGAACCTGTTATTGAGAAACTACCTGCAGTATAACCTGTACGATCAGGCCGAGAAGCTGGTCTCCAAATCCATTTTCCCAGAACAGGCTAATAACAACGAGTGGGCAAGATATCTTTATTACACTG GTCGTATTAAAGCAATTCAGTTAGAATACTCAGAAGCACGGAGAACACTGACCAATGCTCTACGAAAGGCACCACAGCACACTGCAGTTGGCTTCAAACAAACA GTTCATAAGTTGCTGATTGTGGTGGAGTTACTATTGGGTGAGATCCCGGACAGGCTGCAGTTCCGGCAACCATCACTCAAGAGGTCCCTGATGCCATACTTCCTGCTTACTCAGG CTGTGCGCACTGGGAACTTGGCCAAGTTTAACCAGGTTTTAGAGCAGTTTGGAGAGAAGTTTCAGACTGATGGCACCTACACACTGATCATCCGCCTGCGACACAACGTCATCAAAACAG GTGTAAGGATGATTAGTTTATCTTACTCCCGCATCTCTCTCACTGACATAGCACAGAAACTGCAGCTGGACAGCCCTGAAGATGCTGAGTTTATAGTTGCCAAG GCCATTCGTGATGGAGTGATTGAGGCCAGTATTAACCACGAGAGAGGATACGTCCAGTCTAAGGAGACCATTGACATTTATGGCACAAGGGAGCCTCAGCTGGCTTTCCATCAGAGAATCTCCTTCTGTCTGGATATCCACAACATGTCTGTCAAA GCAATGCGATTCCCACCCAAGTCATACAACAAAGACCTGGAGTCTGCCGAG